One Synechococcus sp. PROS-9-1 DNA window includes the following coding sequences:
- a CDS encoding response regulator transcription factor, whose product MDLTSQIPRLQTRSKQGHSLLRRSRTAIATGDRMLLASWMGWFQNLGQLVAAATTEEECLQRLQKDDVNLLICTDQLEGGNGPSLVRQAKKDNPGLIALLIVQRPILRTILQAIDAPCDGLCSHQNVGMGGVSAALTAMESDGMYHDSVIANILRHGRLGRTASGSIPPELSLKEEDVLRGLCKGMSNQEIADSLVVSIDTVKSHIGSLLRKLQANNRTHAVVVAFQQGLIELPTLPPRWNP is encoded by the coding sequence GTGGATCTCACCTCCCAGATCCCCAGACTTCAGACCCGCAGCAAGCAGGGTCACAGTCTTCTGCGCAGGAGTCGCACAGCGATTGCGACTGGCGATCGTATGTTGTTAGCCAGCTGGATGGGCTGGTTTCAGAATCTTGGGCAACTCGTTGCTGCCGCCACCACAGAGGAAGAATGTCTTCAGAGGTTGCAAAAGGATGATGTCAACCTCTTGATCTGCACAGACCAACTCGAGGGGGGCAACGGCCCAAGCCTCGTTCGGCAGGCAAAAAAAGACAATCCTGGCTTGATAGCGTTGCTGATCGTGCAACGTCCAATTTTGCGCACCATTCTCCAGGCGATCGACGCGCCTTGTGATGGATTGTGCTCCCATCAAAATGTCGGAATGGGGGGCGTCTCTGCAGCGCTGACCGCGATGGAATCCGATGGGATGTATCACGATTCAGTGATTGCCAACATCCTTCGGCACGGTCGACTGGGACGCACAGCATCTGGTTCCATTCCACCAGAACTGAGCCTCAAGGAAGAGGACGTGCTGCGTGGACTTTGCAAAGGAATGAGCAATCAGGAGATCGCAGACAGCCTTGTCGTCTCGATCGACACGGTCAAATCCCACATCGGCAGCCTGCTGCGCAAACTACAAGCCAACAACCGCACCCACGCCGTGGTGGTTGCCTTTCAACAGGGACTGATTGAGCTCCCAACCCTGCCTCCGCGCTGGAACCCCTAA
- a CDS encoding DUF1825 family protein: protein MAFFDSEIVQEEAKHLFGDYQQLMQLGSDYGKFDREGKKKFIDTMENLMERYRVFMKRFELSEDFQAKLTVEQLRTQLGQFGITPEQMFEQMNQTLERMKSQLEQSERQ, encoded by the coding sequence ATGGCCTTCTTCGATTCTGAAATCGTGCAGGAGGAGGCCAAGCATCTTTTTGGCGACTATCAACAGTTGATGCAACTGGGATCGGATTATGGAAAGTTCGACAGAGAAGGGAAGAAGAAGTTCATCGACACGATGGAAAATCTGATGGAGCGTTATCGCGTTTTTATGAAACGCTTTGAGCTCTCGGAAGACTTTCAAGCCAAGCTCACGGTGGAGCAGTTGCGGACGCAGCTTGGGCAGTTTGGGATCACCCCGGAGCAAATGTTCGAACAGATGAATCAAACCTTGGAGCGGATGAAGAGTCAGCTCGAGCAATCAGAACGTCAGTGA
- the msrA gene encoding peptide-methionine (S)-S-oxide reductase MsrA yields the protein MRALIPLVLTSIMLLSPMAALASVQDAVLAGGCFWCLEHDLEDIEGVISAESGYSGGHVENPTYQQVSGEKSGHQEVVSVRFDSDKISYSNLLQHYWRNIDPLDGQGQFCDRGDSYRPVIFTAGEQQATAAQSSAASAASELGVSKSKIKVQIRDAVQFWPAEDYHQDYANNNELRYRYYRFSCGRDRRLDAVWGERARSGTAWATPVAP from the coding sequence ATGCGTGCGTTGATCCCGCTGGTTTTGACCAGCATCATGTTGTTGAGCCCAATGGCAGCCCTGGCATCTGTCCAGGATGCGGTTCTTGCGGGTGGCTGTTTTTGGTGCCTTGAACATGATTTAGAGGATATTGAAGGTGTGATTTCGGCTGAAAGTGGTTATAGCGGTGGTCATGTGGAGAATCCCACGTATCAACAAGTTAGTGGTGAAAAAAGTGGGCATCAAGAAGTAGTAAGTGTGCGATTTGATTCCGATAAAATTAGTTATTCCAATCTTTTGCAGCATTATTGGCGGAATATTGACCCTCTCGATGGCCAAGGCCAGTTTTGTGACAGAGGCGACTCGTATCGGCCAGTGATTTTCACCGCTGGCGAGCAGCAAGCCACCGCCGCTCAATCAAGTGCTGCCTCTGCTGCAAGTGAATTAGGGGTCTCAAAATCTAAGATTAAAGTGCAGATTCGTGATGCAGTTCAGTTCTGGCCGGCAGAGGATTATCACCAAGATTATGCCAATAATAATGAGCTTCGTTATCGCTATTACCGCTTCAGTTGTGGACGAGATCGCCGCCTCGATGCCGTGTGGGGCGAGCGTGCACGATCGGGGACAGCCTGGGCCACTCCAGTGGCGCCATGA
- the lpxB gene encoding lipid-A-disaccharide synthase, whose product MVRLLISTGEVSGDLQGSLLIQALWRVAKRRGLDLEVLALGGERMQAAGAELLADTSPMGAIGLWEALPLVVPTIRLQARVDRVLKQRPPDGVVLIDYMGANVRLGHSLRSRLPHVPITYYIAPQEWAWRIGEGGTKSLLQFTDRILAIFPEEAEFYSGRGADVTWVGHPLLDMVPVSSDRQAARCALGLPAEGALLLLMPASRPQEMRYLMPELVQAAATLQARDPSLHVMVPAGLERFEEPLQQALDQAGVSGTVIPADQADAMKPHLFAAADLALGKSGTVNLELALQGVPQVVGYRVSRVTAWVARRILRFQVDHISPVNLLLKERLVPELLQEDFNADQLVALAIPLLDNQADRQRVLDGYQRLRDTLGEPGVTDRAAEAILDQIKQPT is encoded by the coding sequence ATGGTGCGTCTGCTCATCAGCACCGGCGAGGTGTCAGGAGATTTGCAGGGAAGCCTGTTGATTCAGGCTCTTTGGCGTGTCGCGAAGCGTCGGGGACTTGATTTAGAAGTCCTCGCTCTGGGGGGTGAGCGGATGCAGGCTGCTGGAGCTGAGTTGCTTGCTGATACCTCTCCGATGGGCGCGATTGGTCTGTGGGAAGCCCTCCCTTTGGTTGTGCCCACGATTCGATTGCAAGCCAGAGTCGACAGGGTGTTGAAGCAGCGCCCCCCCGATGGTGTGGTGTTGATCGATTACATGGGCGCCAACGTGCGTTTGGGCCACAGCCTCAGATCCCGTCTGCCGCATGTGCCAATTACTTATTACATCGCTCCCCAGGAATGGGCTTGGCGCATTGGCGAAGGAGGCACCAAAAGTTTGCTGCAGTTCACAGATCGCATCCTGGCGATTTTTCCTGAAGAAGCCGAGTTCTATTCCGGTCGAGGCGCTGATGTCACCTGGGTGGGACATCCCCTCCTCGATATGGTTCCGGTTTCTTCCGATCGCCAGGCTGCTCGATGTGCCTTGGGCTTGCCCGCAGAAGGAGCCCTGTTGTTGTTGATGCCTGCATCACGGCCTCAGGAAATGCGTTATCTCATGCCCGAATTGGTGCAGGCTGCAGCCACCCTTCAGGCTCGTGATCCATCACTCCATGTGATGGTGCCAGCCGGATTGGAGCGCTTTGAGGAGCCATTGCAGCAGGCCCTTGACCAAGCGGGGGTTAGCGGGACGGTCATTCCAGCTGATCAGGCGGATGCCATGAAGCCCCACCTGTTTGCAGCTGCCGACCTTGCATTGGGTAAATCGGGCACCGTGAATTTGGAATTAGCTCTTCAGGGTGTTCCGCAAGTGGTTGGCTATCGCGTCAGCCGTGTCACAGCGTGGGTGGCGCGGAGAATTCTCCGTTTCCAGGTGGATCACATCTCGCCGGTCAACCTTTTGCTGAAGGAGCGTCTGGTGCCGGAGCTGTTGCAGGAGGATTTCAACGCCGATCAGCTTGTGGCATTGGCCATTCCTCTATTGGATAACCAAGCGGATCGGCAAAGGGTTTTGGATGGCTATCAGCGCTTGCGTGACACCCTTGGTGAACCGGGTGTGACCGATCGTGCTGCCGAAGCCATTCTTGACCAGATCAAACAGCCCACTTGA
- a CDS encoding leucyl aminopeptidase: MQISLSSAQPKAWSGTVLALGIAEGDPNGLIPAMEERFSISLSDWLEQRKFQGKNGESASLQLLNPDCASLVLLGMGPLEALDVNSFRQAGAAAARASKDQTGSLGLLLPWNAVDPADAVTVAAQAVRLALYSDQRFRSKPDPSVQPERLELLGPLPDTLSSALEAVHPICAGVELARELVAAPPNSVTPSALAESAAQIAHEHGLDLKVLERSDCEARGMGSFLSVCQGSDMDPKFIHLTYRPSGPATRRVVLVGKGLTFDSGGYNLKVGAAQIDMMKFDMGGSAAVLGAMRSIAELRPQGVEVHMLVASCENMINGSAVHPGDIVTASNGTTIEINNTDAEGRLTLADALVYASELEPDAIVDLATLTGACVVALGDEIAGLWTGDDSLASALEGAAKDAGEGLWRMPMHQAYRKGLKSLLADLKNTGPRPGGSITAALFLKEFVKSSIPWAHIDIAGTVWSDKGRGLDPAGATGYGVRTLVHWVCKQSQQAET; the protein is encoded by the coding sequence ATGCAGATCTCCCTCTCGTCGGCCCAACCAAAGGCCTGGTCGGGAACCGTGTTGGCCCTAGGCATTGCAGAGGGAGATCCCAATGGCTTGATACCAGCGATGGAAGAACGCTTTTCCATCTCCCTAAGCGACTGGTTGGAACAACGCAAGTTCCAAGGGAAAAACGGAGAGAGCGCGAGCCTTCAACTCCTCAACCCAGACTGCGCAAGCCTCGTGCTCCTAGGCATGGGGCCTCTTGAAGCACTGGATGTGAATAGCTTTCGGCAGGCGGGCGCTGCTGCGGCCAGAGCGAGCAAGGACCAAACAGGCAGCCTCGGATTGTTACTGCCATGGAACGCCGTTGATCCTGCAGACGCGGTGACCGTTGCAGCCCAAGCGGTCAGGCTTGCTCTCTACAGCGATCAACGTTTTCGCAGCAAACCCGACCCCAGCGTCCAGCCCGAGCGGCTTGAACTGCTCGGCCCCCTTCCCGATACCCTCAGCAGCGCCCTCGAAGCGGTCCATCCCATTTGCGCAGGGGTTGAACTCGCAAGAGAGCTCGTTGCGGCACCTCCTAACAGTGTCACCCCATCCGCCCTTGCCGAAAGCGCCGCTCAGATAGCGCATGAGCATGGCTTGGATTTGAAGGTGCTCGAGCGCAGCGACTGTGAAGCCAGGGGGATGGGGTCGTTCCTTTCCGTCTGTCAAGGCTCGGATATGGATCCCAAGTTCATCCATCTCACCTACCGCCCCTCCGGTCCTGCCACAAGACGGGTGGTCTTGGTTGGCAAGGGCCTCACCTTTGATTCCGGTGGTTACAACCTGAAAGTGGGTGCTGCTCAGATCGACATGATGAAATTCGATATGGGAGGCAGTGCAGCGGTGCTTGGCGCGATGCGCTCGATCGCTGAGCTGCGCCCCCAGGGGGTGGAAGTGCACATGCTGGTGGCGTCATGCGAAAACATGATCAACGGTTCTGCCGTGCACCCAGGTGACATTGTCACCGCGTCCAATGGCACCACGATTGAAATCAACAACACAGATGCAGAAGGCCGGCTCACCCTCGCTGATGCCTTGGTTTACGCATCCGAGCTCGAACCCGATGCCATCGTCGACCTGGCCACATTGACCGGTGCCTGCGTGGTTGCCCTTGGCGACGAAATTGCTGGGCTGTGGACTGGAGACGACTCGCTTGCCAGCGCCTTAGAGGGCGCAGCAAAGGATGCAGGTGAGGGGCTCTGGCGTATGCCAATGCACCAGGCTTATCGCAAAGGCCTCAAGTCACTCCTTGCGGACTTGAAAAACACAGGTCCCCGTCCAGGTGGCTCTATTACCGCCGCTTTATTCCTCAAGGAATTTGTCAAAAGCTCCATCCCATGGGCCCACATCGATATCGCCGGAACAGTTTGGAGCGATAAAGGGAGAGGACTAGATCCGGCTGGAGCGACGGGCTACGGAGTCCGCACCTTGGTGCATTGGGTGTGCAAGCAATCGCAGCAGGCCGAGACCTAG
- the fabZ gene encoding 3-hydroxyacyl-ACP dehydratase FabZ has product MTVLASTDTPSAVLNAEQIMGLLPHRYPFALVDRVLEHVPGERAVAIKNVTLNEPQFQGHFPGRPLMPGVLIVEAMAQVGGLIVTQMPDLPKGLFVFAGIDGVRFRRPVVPGDQLRITCELLSLKRKRFGKVKAEVTVDGQLVCSGELMFSLVD; this is encoded by the coding sequence TTGACCGTTCTTGCCTCTACCGACACGCCCTCTGCGGTGCTGAATGCCGAGCAGATCATGGGGTTGCTGCCGCATCGTTATCCGTTCGCTTTGGTGGATCGGGTGCTGGAGCACGTTCCAGGTGAACGCGCAGTAGCGATCAAGAACGTCACCTTGAATGAGCCACAGTTCCAGGGGCATTTCCCTGGTCGCCCTTTAATGCCTGGAGTCTTGATTGTTGAAGCGATGGCTCAAGTGGGGGGCTTAATTGTGACCCAGATGCCAGATCTCCCAAAGGGCTTGTTCGTGTTCGCCGGAATTGATGGAGTTCGTTTTCGTCGGCCGGTGGTCCCTGGAGATCAATTGAGGATTACTTGTGAGTTGCTCAGCCTTAAACGCAAGCGTTTTGGCAAAGTCAAGGCGGAGGTCACGGTGGATGGACAGCTGGTCTGCTCCGGTGAGCTGATGTTTTCTCTGGTGGATTGA
- a CDS encoding GIY-YIG nuclease family protein codes for MATPPGQGNLFEQPLAESSGLIERSLPLSAELLRGWQERIHQFQEPLFAPQMAHELGHRNEPAEQQHLFPSDNTNPLSSFQPLQLRPLPLSFWRWPKSPHQGAAIYLVMDRPKELEQPILLYIGETKAADRRWKGEHDCKAYLASYQEACMSTGLCCSTSIRFWADVPQETRPRRHLEQTLIRLWQPPFNKETRERWATPFHAD; via the coding sequence ATGGCCACTCCCCCAGGGCAGGGCAACCTTTTCGAGCAACCATTGGCAGAATCCAGTGGGCTGATCGAACGTTCCCTGCCTCTGAGCGCAGAGCTTTTACGGGGCTGGCAAGAGCGCATCCATCAGTTCCAGGAACCTCTATTCGCCCCTCAGATGGCTCATGAGCTCGGGCATCGCAATGAGCCAGCAGAACAACAGCACCTGTTTCCCAGCGATAACACCAATCCGCTGAGCAGCTTCCAGCCTCTGCAGCTCAGGCCCTTACCTTTGAGCTTCTGGCGCTGGCCAAAAAGTCCCCATCAAGGGGCGGCCATCTATCTCGTGATGGATCGCCCAAAAGAGCTCGAACAACCCATCCTTCTCTACATCGGAGAAACAAAGGCGGCTGATCGGCGCTGGAAAGGCGAGCACGATTGCAAGGCCTACTTGGCGAGTTACCAAGAGGCCTGTATGAGCACGGGCTTGTGCTGCAGCACAAGCATCCGTTTCTGGGCTGATGTCCCGCAAGAAACCCGTCCTCGTCGACATCTGGAACAAACCTTGATTCGCCTCTGGCAACCGCCGTTCAATAAGGAAACCCGTGAGCGATGGGCTACTCCGTTCCATGCCGATTAA
- the lpxA gene encoding acyl-ACP--UDP-N-acetylglucosamine O-acyltransferase, which translates to MSDELSTSVITDDRPAQVHPMAVVDPRAELAHGVVIGPGAVIGPEVSIGANTWIGPNVVLDGRLRIGAHNRIYPGACLGQEPQDLKYKGAPTEVVIGDHNTIRECVTINRATDEGEQTRIGDNNLLMAYCHLGHNCLLGNNIVMSNGIQVAGHVLIEDRAVIGGCLGIHQFVHIGGMAMVGGMTRVDRDVPPYCLVEGHPGRVRGLNRVGLKRQGLHRLEGGKEFKQLQEIWSLLYRSDHVISDGLNLARQQALLPAANHLCTFLEGSLSTGRRGPMPPPSSR; encoded by the coding sequence ATGAGTGATGAGCTCTCCACATCAGTGATCACGGACGATCGCCCCGCTCAGGTCCATCCGATGGCGGTGGTCGACCCCCGAGCAGAGCTCGCCCATGGCGTTGTGATCGGTCCTGGAGCCGTGATCGGTCCTGAGGTGAGCATTGGGGCTAATACCTGGATTGGCCCCAATGTGGTGCTCGATGGTCGACTACGTATCGGTGCTCACAATCGCATTTACCCCGGAGCTTGTTTGGGGCAAGAACCTCAGGACTTGAAATACAAAGGTGCTCCGACGGAGGTTGTTATTGGTGATCACAACACCATTCGTGAATGCGTCACGATTAATCGTGCCACTGATGAAGGGGAGCAGACTCGGATTGGTGATAACAACTTGCTCATGGCTTATTGCCATCTTGGGCATAATTGTTTGCTTGGAAACAACATTGTGATGTCGAATGGCATCCAAGTGGCAGGCCACGTGTTGATTGAAGATCGGGCAGTGATCGGTGGTTGTTTAGGGATTCATCAATTCGTTCACATCGGCGGCATGGCCATGGTTGGCGGCATGACACGTGTGGATCGTGATGTTCCTCCGTACTGTCTTGTTGAAGGTCATCCAGGCAGGGTGCGGGGGCTTAATCGTGTTGGCTTGAAACGTCAGGGCCTGCATCGCCTTGAGGGGGGGAAGGAATTCAAACAGCTGCAGGAGATTTGGTCATTGCTTTATCGCTCTGATCACGTCATTTCTGATGGCTTAAACCTTGCGAGGCAGCAGGCGTTGCTGCCTGCCGCTAACCATCTCTGTACATTTTTGGAGGGTTCCTTGTCGACAGGTCGACGGGGCCCCATGCCTCCTCCATCGAGTCGCTGA
- a CDS encoding BamA/TamA family outer membrane protein: MVNPSSDRTRNAVRRGALGLALALPLLTSLPARAQAEADSDQSSEEQIQLEDALTGDNGDNSEPQSVEVDAFEGVQEATVAGEDERPAQPRVLITEVMIDGIDGHPEQERVELAAYDAMTVRPGSRVTRDELKIDLEAIYATGWFSDVRIEPVNGPLGVQLFVQVVPNPVLTKVELLPENNEIPPQVIEDTFSSDYGRTLNLAELQLRMKELQTWYSSEGYALARVTGPTRVSPVGVVQLKVVIGTVAGVEVQFLNKEGETTNEKGEPIRGKTKPWVVTREISIKPGEAFNRNQLEGDIKRLYGTSLFSDIKVSLKPVAGNPGEVNIVLGIVEQSTGSLSGGLGYSQSQGVFGQVQLQDSNLFGRAWNVALNLTYGQYGGLANVTFTDPWIKGDAHRTSFRTSLFLSREVPQVFRSQNNGDIVTLTDYEDNKSSRAYSISKTNNPAGRKFDNVGDASALFPDDSWFDYEGDSVALQRVGGNIIFARPLNGGNPYKNAPWQVLAGLNVQSIRPINFEGSSRVYGTSSKGNGDIPNEDVICISYNCATENNLAGLRLAATYNTLNDTRNPTSGNFFSFGTEQFLSVGENSPTFNRVKASYTQFFPVNWLKIAKGCRPKPGEKANCPQAIGIQLKTGSIVGDLPPYEAFCLGGSNSVRGWHDCDLAVGRSYGEATLEYRFPIISIFAGEIFADAGTDFGSQSSVPGKPGKLLKKPGSGFSIGTGVIVTTPVGPLRLEVASQDFTGEWRFNLGVGWKF; the protein is encoded by the coding sequence ATGGTCAATCCCTCCTCAGACCGAACCAGGAACGCCGTTCGGCGGGGAGCATTGGGGCTTGCTCTGGCCCTGCCGCTTCTGACCAGCCTTCCTGCTCGAGCGCAAGCTGAGGCTGACTCCGATCAGAGCTCTGAGGAACAGATCCAGCTCGAGGATGCGTTAACTGGGGATAACGGGGATAACTCCGAGCCTCAATCTGTTGAGGTGGACGCGTTTGAAGGCGTACAGGAAGCGACTGTTGCTGGAGAAGACGAGAGACCTGCGCAGCCCAGAGTGCTGATTACAGAGGTGATGATCGATGGGATCGATGGTCACCCTGAGCAAGAGCGTGTGGAATTGGCTGCTTATGACGCCATGACCGTTCGCCCTGGTAGCCGCGTCACCAGGGATGAGCTCAAAATTGATTTGGAAGCGATCTACGCCACCGGCTGGTTCTCGGATGTACGCATCGAACCCGTTAATGGCCCTCTTGGCGTGCAACTTTTCGTTCAGGTTGTACCCAATCCCGTGCTCACAAAGGTTGAGCTCCTTCCTGAAAACAATGAGATCCCTCCACAGGTCATTGAGGACACCTTCAGCTCTGACTACGGACGCACGCTCAACCTCGCTGAACTTCAGCTTCGGATGAAAGAGCTTCAGACGTGGTACTCCAGCGAGGGTTACGCCCTTGCGAGAGTCACCGGTCCAACGAGAGTCAGTCCAGTTGGGGTTGTACAGCTCAAAGTTGTGATCGGCACTGTTGCTGGCGTTGAGGTGCAGTTCCTCAACAAGGAAGGCGAAACAACCAACGAGAAAGGTGAGCCAATTCGCGGAAAAACCAAACCTTGGGTCGTTACGAGAGAAATCTCGATCAAGCCAGGTGAGGCCTTTAATCGAAATCAACTTGAGGGTGATATCAAGCGCCTATATGGAACATCGTTGTTTAGTGATATCAAAGTCTCACTGAAGCCTGTTGCTGGAAATCCAGGCGAAGTCAACATTGTTTTGGGAATCGTTGAGCAGTCAACCGGTTCTCTTTCAGGTGGCTTGGGCTACAGCCAAAGTCAAGGTGTGTTTGGACAGGTTCAACTCCAAGACAGCAATTTATTTGGACGGGCATGGAACGTAGCTCTCAACCTCACCTACGGACAGTACGGCGGTCTGGCTAATGTCACGTTTACTGATCCATGGATCAAGGGCGATGCACATCGCACATCGTTCCGTACGTCTCTTTTCTTGAGTCGCGAAGTGCCTCAGGTGTTTCGGAGCCAAAACAATGGAGACATTGTTACTCTCACTGATTACGAAGACAACAAATCTTCCCGCGCTTACTCAATTAGTAAAACCAACAACCCTGCTGGTAGGAAGTTCGACAATGTTGGAGATGCTTCAGCCCTCTTTCCTGATGACAGTTGGTTTGATTATGAGGGTGACTCTGTTGCCTTGCAAAGGGTTGGTGGAAATATCATTTTCGCGAGGCCTCTTAACGGAGGCAATCCCTATAAAAATGCTCCATGGCAGGTTCTTGCAGGTTTAAATGTTCAGAGTATTCGGCCAATCAACTTTGAAGGCTCCTCGCGTGTTTATGGAACCTCTAGCAAGGGCAACGGAGATATTCCAAATGAAGATGTTATTTGTATCTCTTACAACTGTGCCACTGAAAACAATCTTGCTGGCTTGAGACTTGCTGCGACCTACAACACTCTGAACGATACTAGGAATCCCACTTCGGGTAATTTCTTTAGTTTTGGAACGGAGCAATTCCTTTCAGTTGGGGAAAATTCTCCAACCTTCAACCGCGTGAAGGCAAGCTATACGCAATTCTTTCCGGTGAATTGGCTGAAAATTGCTAAGGGTTGCAGGCCAAAGCCAGGCGAAAAAGCAAACTGTCCGCAAGCCATTGGTATTCAGCTCAAGACTGGTTCCATTGTTGGAGATCTCCCTCCCTATGAAGCCTTTTGCTTGGGTGGTTCGAATTCAGTGCGTGGTTGGCACGACTGCGACCTAGCGGTTGGACGTAGTTACGGAGAAGCAACCTTGGAATATCGTTTCCCGATTATCAGTATTTTCGCTGGAGAGATTTTTGCTGATGCGGGTACTGACTTTGGTTCCCAGAGCAGTGTTCCCGGAAAACCTGGCAAATTGCTCAAAAAACCAGGATCAGGCTTCTCCATCGGTACAGGTGTGATCGTGACAACGCCAGTCGGACCCCTTCGTCTTGAGGTTGCCAGTCAGGATTTCACCGGTGAGTGGAGATTCAACTTAGGTGTGGGCTGGAAGTTCTAA
- the purC gene encoding phosphoribosylaminoimidazolesuccinocarboxamide synthase — MTSTHGPLLYEGKAKRIYASSNEAEVLVEYKNDATAFNAQKRAQLEDKGRLNCQISACLFELLEREGIPTHYCGLKSEHWMVVQRVKVIPIEVVLRNVATGSLCRQTPISQGAALDPALLDLYYKDDDLGDPLLTESRLFLLDLVSPESRQEIETLARRVNAVLTPFFFGLNLQLVDFKLELGRNAVGELLVADEISPDTCRLWDMNSLDEKERILDKDRFRQDLGGVIEAYGEVCKRVQGATPKPRNYG; from the coding sequence ATGACCAGCACCCATGGGCCGCTCCTCTATGAGGGCAAGGCCAAGCGCATCTATGCCTCTAGCAATGAGGCTGAGGTTTTGGTCGAATACAAGAATGATGCAACCGCTTTTAACGCCCAAAAGCGTGCACAACTGGAAGACAAAGGCCGTCTTAATTGTCAGATCTCAGCGTGTCTGTTCGAGTTGCTGGAACGGGAAGGAATACCAACCCATTACTGCGGATTAAAGTCGGAACATTGGATGGTGGTCCAACGGGTCAAGGTGATTCCGATTGAAGTGGTGCTGCGCAATGTGGCAACCGGATCACTCTGCCGTCAAACCCCTATTTCTCAAGGAGCAGCGTTGGATCCGGCACTGCTGGATCTTTACTACAAAGATGATGATCTTGGTGATCCTCTCTTGACAGAGTCTCGCTTGTTTCTACTTGACCTAGTCAGTCCGGAAAGTCGTCAGGAAATCGAGACGTTGGCAAGGCGGGTGAATGCTGTTTTGACCCCTTTCTTCTTTGGTCTCAATCTGCAATTGGTGGATTTCAAGCTCGAGCTGGGACGCAATGCAGTGGGTGAATTACTTGTTGCTGATGAGATCAGCCCAGACACCTGCCGCCTTTGGGATATGAACAGTCTGGATGAAAAGGAGCGCATTTTGGATAAGGATCGCTTTCGTCAAGACCTTGGCGGAGTGATCGAGGCCTACGGGGAGGTCTGCAAACGGGTCCAAGGGGCAACCCCTAAACCACGCAACTACGGGTAA
- the lpxC gene encoding UDP-3-O-acyl-N-acetylglucosamine deacetylase codes for MVSWPADYDGPWTLASTVSRSGIGLHSGQQCLVTLAPSEQEGFYVRWLDQTSKPVRLDPSQVRDSQLCTTLDFGDRRLSTVEHLLAALAGCGISHVEVQVSGTEIPLLDGSALGWVEAIAEAGLTAASTPRRPPVVLSAPLAFYRGNSAIVATPADRFTLVGVIDFPQQAIGRQQLALELTPQRFIDEIAPARTFGFREQVEQLRSSGLIRGGALDNALVCDGDSWLNPPLRFPDEPVRHKILDLIGDLALVGFPQAQVLVYRGSHGLHTELAAALADQLVPQR; via the coding sequence ATGGTGTCTTGGCCTGCGGATTACGACGGGCCATGGACGTTGGCATCCACTGTGTCGCGTTCAGGGATTGGCCTGCATAGCGGACAGCAATGTCTAGTCACCCTTGCTCCCTCTGAGCAGGAAGGGTTCTACGTGCGCTGGCTTGATCAAACGTCAAAACCTGTCCGTCTAGACCCCTCTCAGGTGCGCGACAGCCAGCTCTGTACCACCCTCGACTTCGGAGACAGACGGCTTTCCACAGTTGAACATCTGCTGGCCGCTCTTGCGGGCTGCGGGATTTCCCATGTTGAGGTCCAGGTCTCGGGTACAGAAATTCCGCTTCTTGATGGTTCCGCATTGGGCTGGGTTGAGGCGATCGCAGAAGCCGGATTAACTGCAGCGTCGACACCACGTCGTCCCCCGGTGGTGCTGTCTGCCCCGCTGGCTTTTTATCGCGGTAATAGCGCCATCGTTGCGACGCCTGCTGATCGCTTCACGCTGGTTGGTGTGATCGATTTCCCTCAACAAGCCATAGGTCGTCAGCAATTGGCCCTCGAGCTCACCCCTCAGCGGTTTATTGATGAGATCGCCCCTGCTCGGACCTTTGGTTTTCGCGAGCAAGTGGAACAACTTCGCTCCTCTGGTCTCATTCGTGGAGGCGCTTTGGATAACGCCCTCGTCTGTGATGGAGATTCCTGGTTGAATCCCCCGCTGCGTTTCCCAGATGAACCAGTGCGCCATAAGATCTTGGATCTAATCGGAGATCTGGCTCTCGTGGGTTTTCCTCAAGCTCAGGTGCTGGTCTATCGAGGATCCCACGGCCTTCATACTGAGTTGGCCGCGGCACTTGCCGATCAACTCGTTCCCCAACGCTGA